Proteins from a genomic interval of Sphingobacterium sp. SYP-B4668:
- a CDS encoding NUDIX domain-containing protein — MYPFNVRVYGILINEDGQVLISDEKTERVSFTKFPGGGLEYGEGLIDALKREYLEECDLHVEVIKHIYTTDFWEKSSFNESQIISIYYLVRAISPLNVIIKQQVFDFEDSVIDDQDQKLQSFRLVNVDKLQANELTFKTDQVAWQEFIKQVTV; from the coding sequence ATGTATCCTTTTAACGTACGTGTGTATGGTATCCTGATCAACGAAGATGGCCAGGTACTCATAAGTGATGAAAAAACAGAGCGTGTATCGTTCACTAAATTTCCGGGAGGCGGATTGGAATATGGCGAAGGTCTTATCGATGCCTTAAAAAGGGAATACCTTGAAGAATGCGATTTGCATGTGGAGGTTATCAAACATATTTACACAACAGATTTTTGGGAAAAATCCAGTTTCAACGAAAGCCAAATCATTAGCATCTATTACCTAGTAAGGGCGATTTCTCCTCTCAATGTAATTATCAAACAACAAGTATTTGACTTTGAAGATAGCGTAATCGACGACCAAGATCAAAAACTACAATCGTTCAGATTAGTCAATGTTGACAAATTACAAGCCAATGAGCTGACTTTCAAAACAGACCAAGTTGCATGGCAAGAGTTTATAAAACAAGTAACAGTTTAA
- a CDS encoding chorismate mutase codes for MKHTLDILPLKSWLDTGDKPLIIGGPCSAETEEQLVSTAHLLANTGKVNVLRAGIWKPRTRPGEFEGIGSIGLEWLKRAKEETGLLTATEVATAKHVEEALAAGVDILWIGARSTANPFTVQEIADALQGVDIPVLIKNPVNPDLSLWVGALERINRAGIKKLAAIHRGFSSYEKTAFRNEPMWDLAIQLKTLIPDLPVINDPSHICGNRELIPYIAQKAMDMDMQGLIVESHIDPSVAWTDAKQQLTPAALAELVDHLSLRHPASDNPAFEDKLAELRSEIDKLDDKIIQQIGERMKIAEKIGEYKRDNNVTILQVSRWDEIVQKRAKLANALNLDNDFTVKFLELLHNESIRRQNEVMNTKPIAEA; via the coding sequence ATGAAACACACGTTAGACATCCTTCCGTTAAAATCATGGTTAGACACTGGAGATAAACCACTTATCATCGGAGGACCATGTAGCGCCGAGACTGAAGAACAATTGGTATCCACAGCTCACCTATTGGCAAATACTGGCAAAGTCAATGTACTTCGCGCAGGTATATGGAAGCCTCGTACCCGTCCAGGAGAATTTGAAGGTATTGGCAGCATTGGCCTAGAATGGTTAAAAAGAGCCAAAGAAGAAACTGGATTGTTGACAGCCACTGAAGTAGCTACAGCCAAACATGTTGAAGAGGCGCTGGCTGCTGGAGTTGATATCCTGTGGATTGGAGCCCGTTCAACGGCCAACCCTTTCACCGTTCAGGAAATTGCTGATGCTCTTCAAGGAGTGGATATCCCAGTATTAATCAAAAACCCAGTCAACCCAGATCTTTCACTGTGGGTGGGTGCACTTGAACGGATTAACCGAGCTGGTATCAAGAAATTAGCAGCTATCCATAGAGGTTTCTCATCCTATGAGAAAACTGCATTCCGCAATGAGCCAATGTGGGATCTTGCCATTCAGTTGAAAACATTGATTCCAGACCTACCGGTCATCAACGACCCTAGTCACATCTGTGGTAATCGTGAGTTAATACCTTACATTGCTCAAAAAGCAATGGACATGGATATGCAAGGGCTAATTGTTGAATCTCATATAGACCCTTCTGTTGCTTGGACAGATGCCAAACAACAATTGACACCAGCTGCTTTAGCAGAATTGGTAGACCATTTATCTCTTCGTCACCCGGCGTCGGACAACCCAGCCTTTGAAGACAAGCTGGCAGAGCTTCGTTCTGAAATCGACAAACTAGATGACAAAATCATCCAACAGATTGGAGAACGAATGAAAATTGCAGAAAAAATAGGCGAATACAAAAGAGACAATAATGTGACGATTTTACAAGTATCCCGTTGGGATGAGATTGTACAAAAACGTGCAAAACTTGCCAATGCGCTTAATTTGGATAATGATTTCACAGTAAAATTTTTGGAATTGTTGCACAATGAATCTATTCGTAGACAAAACGAAGTCATGAACACTAAACCTATTGCGGAGGCATAA
- a CDS encoding DEAD/DEAH box helicase: MSFKELNISKKIIERLDTLKISNPTEVQQLVIPLILNGEDVVTISPTGSGKTEAYSIPIINKLLSSVDRKGGVIILSPTRELALQTHQRIIKLVPQGYDIQLATIIGGQSYEMQIQAIEQEPPIIIATPGRLFDLINQQKLDLERFDTLIIDEADEMLQLGFLATLFQILGFLPKRRQTLLFSATFPKELEKECSKILQNPIQIQVAHKGHYQGQTNQFLLFVDKNDKKELIRYLIDEYNIQSALIFTRTIHGVDRIVKDLTNNGYSAQGLYGDKSQSVRNSIVNDFKADKFRFLVATDIASRGLHLDHLNYVINYELPDSADQYIHRIGRVGRSNIEGYAYTFCDAEDNSALINLQINLQKTIPIMEQHPYVLSWQKMLSANQLTNKKKTSSNKKRK, translated from the coding sequence TTGAGTTTTAAAGAATTAAATATCTCAAAAAAAATAATAGAGAGACTAGATACACTCAAAATAAGTAATCCCACTGAAGTTCAACAGCTCGTAATTCCTCTTATCCTGAACGGAGAAGATGTTGTAACGATATCGCCCACAGGCAGTGGCAAGACCGAGGCGTACAGCATACCTATTATCAACAAACTCTTGTCCAGCGTCGACCGCAAGGGTGGAGTGATTATCCTTTCCCCAACTCGCGAATTGGCCCTGCAGACGCATCAACGCATAATCAAGCTTGTACCACAGGGTTATGATATTCAATTAGCGACCATTATCGGTGGGCAATCTTACGAAATGCAAATTCAGGCAATAGAACAAGAGCCTCCTATTATTATCGCCACCCCGGGAAGATTATTTGACTTGATTAACCAACAGAAGCTGGATTTGGAACGGTTTGATACACTAATCATCGACGAAGCCGATGAAATGCTCCAACTTGGATTTTTGGCAACCTTGTTTCAAATTCTAGGTTTTCTACCTAAAAGGAGGCAGACCTTACTATTCTCTGCAACATTTCCAAAGGAGCTAGAAAAAGAGTGTTCCAAGATCTTGCAAAATCCGATTCAGATACAAGTAGCACACAAAGGTCATTACCAAGGTCAAACGAACCAGTTCCTCCTCTTCGTAGACAAGAATGATAAAAAAGAGCTAATCCGATACCTGATTGACGAATACAATATCCAAAGCGCACTTATCTTTACGAGGACTATACATGGAGTAGACCGCATTGTTAAGGATCTAACCAACAATGGATACAGCGCTCAGGGGCTTTATGGAGACAAATCACAATCTGTTAGAAATAGTATCGTGAATGACTTCAAAGCGGATAAATTCAGATTTCTAGTGGCAACGGACATTGCATCTAGAGGACTGCATCTAGATCATCTTAATTATGTCATCAATTACGAGCTCCCAGACAGTGCCGATCAATATATCCACCGTATAGGTCGAGTGGGGAGGTCGAATATCGAAGGATACGCCTATACCTTTTGTGATGCTGAAGACAATTCAGCCCTCATCAACCTCCAAATCAACCTCCAAAAAACTATCCCAATTATGGAGCAGCACCCGTATGTTCTTTCATGGCAAAAAATGCTATCAGCCAATCAATTAACAAACAAAAAGAAAACATCCTCAAATAAAAAGAGGAAATAA
- a CDS encoding alpha-ketoacid dehydrogenase subunit alpha/beta, which produces MSGTIIQHSNALEPSKLSFEDFRKIVISDYRLAVESRQVSLLGRKEVLTGKAKFGIFGDGKELAQLAMAKVFRDGDWRSGYYRDQTFAFASGIVSIYQFFSQLYAHPDIESDPSSGGRQMNCHFATRLIDAEGNWFDQTSRKNSASDISTTGGQMSRIMGLGLASKLYRHNTKLTNFSKFSNFGNEVVFCSIGNAATSEGVFLETVNAAGVNQIPVIISIWDDGYGISVPNELQTTKGDISEALKGFQRKGDSNGYEIFKVRGWDYAGLIETYEKAMTFAREEHVPCLVHVTELTQPQGHSSSGSHERYKSTERLEWERAYDCNLKMRTWILESDIATEEELRKIEQEAKEYVRQEQRRAWTDYHKTINEDLEQAIWLLETIDSEIVEMPLKTLKSLPEPSFKEVYVNVRRAIRDLRKHNVGGKDDLLAWYAQRKKVNEDRFNDYLFTSTPQSPLEVTVVAPQYSDDTPIVDGREILNACFDANFERDERLLAFGEDVGKIGDVNQGFAGLQQKFGEFRIFDTGIRESAIIGKGIGLSMRGLRPIAEIQYLDYLIYALPVLSDDLASLSYRTKAGQKAPLIIRTRGHRLEGIWHSGSPMTVLLGALRGLHICVPRNMTQAAGMYNTLLRGDEPALVVECLNGYRLKEKLPTNIGDFTVPLGIAEVIKEGGDITVVSYGSTLRVVQEAAVELEKMGINMEIVDVQCLQPFDLTHVCKKSLEKTNKLLVVDEDVPGGASSFILQQIIEDQNGYYHLDSQPRTLSAKAHRPPYGSDGDYFTKPSADDVIELVYAMMNDSDPDYYPALF; this is translated from the coding sequence ATGTCAGGAACCATTATACAACATTCTAACGCACTGGAACCGTCTAAACTAAGTTTTGAGGATTTCAGGAAAATTGTTATTTCAGATTACCGGTTAGCTGTAGAGAGTAGACAAGTGAGCTTGCTAGGAAGAAAGGAAGTGCTAACAGGTAAGGCCAAGTTCGGCATCTTTGGCGATGGTAAGGAATTGGCTCAGCTTGCTATGGCAAAGGTATTCCGTGATGGCGATTGGAGATCTGGATATTACAGAGATCAAACATTTGCGTTCGCTTCGGGGATTGTTTCTATATACCAATTTTTCTCTCAACTGTACGCTCATCCTGACATCGAATCCGATCCTTCTTCTGGGGGACGCCAGATGAATTGTCATTTTGCAACGAGATTGATTGACGCTGAGGGCAATTGGTTCGATCAGACTTCTCGAAAGAATTCGGCTTCCGATATTTCGACAACGGGAGGGCAGATGTCCAGAATCATGGGACTTGGACTTGCTTCTAAGTTATATCGACATAATACTAAATTGACCAACTTCTCAAAGTTTTCAAATTTTGGAAATGAGGTTGTATTTTGTTCTATTGGTAATGCCGCGACATCCGAAGGGGTATTTCTGGAGACAGTTAACGCAGCAGGAGTCAATCAGATACCCGTGATTATCTCTATATGGGATGATGGCTATGGTATCTCGGTACCAAACGAATTGCAAACAACAAAAGGCGATATTTCTGAAGCGCTAAAGGGGTTTCAAAGAAAAGGAGATAGTAATGGCTACGAGATTTTTAAAGTTCGCGGCTGGGATTATGCTGGTTTGATTGAAACGTATGAAAAAGCAATGACCTTTGCGCGGGAGGAGCATGTTCCATGCTTGGTGCATGTCACTGAACTTACCCAGCCTCAAGGGCATTCTTCTAGTGGTTCGCACGAAAGGTATAAATCTACTGAACGATTGGAGTGGGAGCGGGCTTATGACTGTAACCTTAAAATGAGAACCTGGATATTGGAATCCGATATAGCGACGGAAGAGGAGTTGAGGAAAATTGAACAGGAGGCTAAGGAATACGTAAGGCAAGAACAGCGAAGAGCTTGGACAGACTATCATAAAACCATCAATGAAGATCTCGAACAGGCGATATGGCTTTTGGAGACAATCGATTCGGAGATAGTTGAAATGCCCCTAAAGACATTGAAATCTTTGCCCGAGCCTTCTTTTAAAGAGGTTTATGTAAATGTTAGACGTGCAATTAGAGATTTGCGGAAACACAATGTCGGAGGTAAAGATGATTTGTTAGCCTGGTATGCACAACGGAAAAAAGTTAATGAAGATCGATTCAATGACTATCTTTTTACGAGTACACCTCAGTCACCACTCGAAGTGACAGTCGTAGCTCCTCAGTATAGCGATGATACACCTATAGTTGATGGGCGTGAAATCTTGAATGCTTGTTTTGATGCCAATTTTGAACGTGATGAAAGATTGCTGGCCTTTGGCGAAGATGTCGGTAAAATCGGAGATGTGAATCAAGGATTTGCAGGGTTACAACAAAAATTTGGTGAATTTCGGATTTTTGACACGGGTATAAGGGAGTCCGCCATCATTGGTAAAGGAATTGGACTCTCTATGAGAGGATTACGCCCAATTGCTGAAATCCAGTATCTAGACTATTTAATTTATGCGCTCCCAGTATTGAGCGATGATTTGGCAAGTTTGAGTTATCGAACTAAAGCGGGACAAAAGGCTCCGTTGATTATTAGAACCAGAGGTCACCGCTTGGAAGGTATTTGGCATTCGGGGTCTCCAATGACAGTCTTGTTGGGAGCCTTGAGAGGACTGCATATTTGTGTTCCTCGAAATATGACACAAGCTGCTGGTATGTACAATACTCTTTTAAGAGGTGATGAACCTGCTCTTGTTGTCGAGTGCCTCAATGGCTATCGTTTAAAAGAGAAGCTACCTACTAATATTGGTGACTTTACTGTCCCATTGGGAATTGCCGAAGTCATAAAAGAAGGGGGCGACATTACTGTCGTATCATATGGTTCAACACTGCGTGTGGTACAGGAGGCTGCTGTAGAATTAGAAAAAATGGGCATTAACATGGAAATCGTAGATGTACAGTGTTTGCAGCCATTCGATTTGACCCACGTCTGTAAAAAATCTTTGGAAAAAACCAATAAGCTACTAGTTGTAGATGAAGATGTTCCAGGAGGAGCTAGTTCTTTTATTTTGCAGCAGATAATTGAAGATCAGAATGGATATTACCATTTGGATAGCCAGCCCCGTACACTTAGTGCTAAAGCACACCGGCCCCCTTATGGGTCGGATGGAGACTATTTTACAAAACCTTCTGCGGATGATGTTATCGAACTGGTATATGCAATGATGAATGATAGTGATCCAGATTATTATCCTGCTTTATTTTAA
- the aroA gene encoding 3-phosphoshikimate 1-carboxyvinyltransferase, with amino-acid sequence MEHSSIIISHKSKKTDGTVQLTGSKSESNRALIIQALSNGAVSIQNLSNADDTVIMQRALTLAASPQPGFNTIDIGPAGTAMRFLTSYLNLVKGNFILTGTARMQQRPIGILVDALKHIGADIHYEQKVGYPPLKIEGGMFQSKPEVTIKGNISSQYISSLLLIASSLKQGLTLNIEGELTSRPYVTMTLDMLKEVGIAHTWTASAIKIETQQAKNSTLYVEPDWSAASYWFSIVALSQKSHIVLPGLKQSSLQGDSAIVDIMEHFGVVSSFKEDGLHLQKSTLHSEKELFDFKECPDLAQTVIVCAAILKKNISFTGLETLKIKETDRIAALQNEIGKFGAKLIEENGYYHLQTDNVFVPDHISIKTYEDHRMAMAFAPLALIFEQVEIEEPQVVEKSYPEFWDHLKNQGFTITA; translated from the coding sequence ATGGAGCATTCAAGCATCATAATTAGCCATAAAAGCAAAAAAACGGATGGTACGGTACAGCTCACAGGATCAAAGTCCGAGAGCAACCGTGCCCTCATCATACAAGCACTAAGCAACGGAGCAGTATCCATTCAAAACCTATCAAATGCAGATGATACGGTAATCATGCAACGAGCGCTCACGCTAGCAGCATCACCTCAACCTGGATTTAATACGATAGACATCGGGCCAGCAGGAACAGCCATGCGGTTCCTGACATCCTATCTCAATTTGGTAAAAGGCAACTTTATATTGACTGGAACTGCGCGTATGCAACAACGTCCGATTGGCATACTGGTGGATGCACTGAAACATATTGGCGCAGATATACACTACGAGCAAAAGGTGGGGTATCCACCGTTGAAGATTGAAGGGGGAATGTTTCAAAGCAAACCTGAGGTTACCATTAAAGGGAATATCAGTAGCCAATACATATCCTCTCTCCTACTTATAGCATCGTCTCTTAAGCAAGGACTAACCTTGAATATCGAAGGTGAGCTTACTTCTAGACCATATGTCACCATGACACTAGATATGCTCAAAGAGGTCGGAATTGCACACACCTGGACAGCATCCGCTATCAAAATCGAGACTCAACAAGCCAAAAATTCGACATTATATGTCGAGCCAGACTGGAGCGCAGCTTCCTATTGGTTTTCCATTGTAGCATTATCTCAAAAGTCGCATATTGTACTACCTGGACTTAAGCAGAGCAGCCTACAGGGAGACAGTGCCATTGTAGATATCATGGAGCATTTTGGCGTAGTCTCTTCATTTAAAGAAGATGGGTTGCACCTTCAGAAATCGACTTTACATTCTGAAAAAGAACTATTTGACTTTAAAGAATGTCCCGATTTGGCGCAAACCGTAATAGTGTGTGCCGCTATCCTCAAAAAGAATATTTCTTTTACAGGACTCGAAACACTTAAAATAAAAGAAACGGACCGTATCGCCGCACTTCAGAATGAAATCGGAAAATTCGGTGCCAAACTGATCGAAGAAAATGGATATTATCATCTTCAGACAGACAATGTATTTGTACCGGACCATATCTCGATCAAAACATATGAAGATCATCGTATGGCAATGGCATTTGCGCCTTTGGCCTTAATCTTTGAACAAGTTGAGATAGAAGAGCCGCAAGTAGTTGAAAAATCATACCCTGAATTCTGGGATCATTTAAAAAATCAAGGCTTCACCATTACAGCATAG
- a CDS encoding prephenate dehydratase: MSLKIAIQGAKASFHEEAAFKYFGNEIEILECDSFKRTCEMLKHNKADYVVMAIENSIAGSILQNYNLLRDYRFHIVGEVYLHIQQHLLALPGVKMTDIKIVESHPIAIRQCDAFLEDHPEFLVKEFTDTAAAAKKIAEEKLTTTAAIAGQLAAKLYGLEIIERRIETNKKNATRFLVLADEVVEQKNANKASLSFQTGNAVGALANVLQCFAEQNVNLTKIQSMPVVGRRNEYDFYVDVEWKKQSEYDAAIRKVLKHTVNFSIMGEYIKNEKL, from the coding sequence ATGAGCTTAAAAATTGCAATACAAGGAGCTAAAGCATCTTTTCACGAAGAGGCCGCGTTCAAGTACTTCGGGAATGAAATAGAAATCCTTGAATGTGATTCATTCAAGAGAACTTGTGAAATGCTTAAACACAACAAAGCAGATTACGTTGTAATGGCTATCGAAAACTCCATAGCAGGCAGCATACTTCAGAATTACAATCTATTGAGAGATTATCGATTCCATATTGTTGGAGAGGTGTACCTCCACATCCAACAACACTTGTTAGCGTTGCCAGGAGTCAAGATGACAGACATTAAGATTGTTGAGTCTCATCCCATTGCCATCCGTCAATGCGACGCCTTCTTAGAAGATCATCCTGAATTTTTGGTAAAGGAATTTACGGACACAGCTGCGGCGGCCAAAAAGATTGCAGAAGAGAAACTAACGACAACAGCTGCTATTGCGGGACAACTGGCGGCAAAGCTTTACGGATTAGAAATCATCGAACGAAGAATCGAGACAAACAAGAAAAATGCGACGCGCTTTCTAGTTTTAGCTGATGAAGTTGTTGAACAAAAAAATGCAAATAAGGCGTCACTATCTTTCCAAACAGGCAATGCTGTTGGGGCACTTGCAAATGTCTTACAGTGTTTTGCCGAACAGAACGTCAACCTCACTAAAATTCAATCCATGCCCGTCGTAGGTCGTCGTAATGAGTACGATTTTTACGTCGATGTCGAATGGAAGAAACAAAGCGAATATGATGCGGCCATCCGAAAAGTGCTGAAACATACCGTTAACTTTAGCATTATGGGTGAATACATCAAAAACGAAAAATTGTAA
- a CDS encoding DUF3078 domain-containing protein produces MKKLKLALSLLLGLFSIASHAQGNNADSTKTWTIKGENTFLINQSSFSNWAAGGVNSFAGNLIFNYDFNYKKEKWSWDNKVLAAYGQTFQKETDWRKNDDRFAINSLLGYQAKEKWLYTFFLNFNTQFANGYKYEGDDKQLLSKAFAPAYLSFGPGFAYKESDNFKINISPAATRFVFVTADELAENYGLDPGKNSRFEFGASLDAYYKTDIMENISFENILKLYSNYLEDPQNVDVDYTANLFMKVNKFITVNAGVQLLYDDNTLIPREGDAPGTGRPALQIKQILGAGITYKF; encoded by the coding sequence ATGAAGAAATTAAAACTAGCATTATCCCTACTATTGGGACTTTTTTCCATAGCCTCACACGCGCAGGGAAATAATGCAGATTCGACCAAAACATGGACCATTAAAGGAGAAAACACCTTTTTAATTAATCAAAGTTCTTTTTCCAATTGGGCAGCTGGTGGAGTAAACTCCTTTGCTGGAAACCTAATTTTTAACTACGATTTCAACTACAAAAAGGAAAAATGGAGTTGGGACAATAAAGTACTTGCAGCTTACGGCCAGACATTCCAAAAAGAAACAGATTGGCGAAAGAATGACGATAGATTTGCTATAAACAGTCTATTGGGTTATCAAGCAAAGGAAAAATGGCTATATACATTCTTCCTGAACTTTAATACGCAATTTGCCAACGGATATAAATACGAAGGTGATGATAAGCAATTACTATCGAAGGCTTTTGCCCCCGCTTACTTAAGCTTCGGACCTGGTTTTGCGTATAAAGAATCGGATAATTTTAAGATTAACATTTCTCCTGCGGCTACAAGATTTGTCTTTGTAACAGCAGATGAACTGGCTGAAAATTATGGTCTAGATCCTGGTAAAAATTCACGTTTTGAATTTGGAGCTTCATTGGATGCATATTATAAAACTGACATTATGGAAAATATATCGTTTGAAAATATCCTCAAGCTTTATTCCAACTATCTAGAAGACCCTCAAAATGTTGATGTAGATTACACTGCTAATTTATTTATGAAAGTCAACAAATTCATAACTGTGAATGCGGGTGTACAACTGTTGTATGATGACAATACCCTTATCCCACGAGAGGGAGACGCTCCTGGTACAGGAAGGCCCGCGTTACAGATTAAACAAATACTAGGTGCAGGGATTACATATAAGTTTTAG
- the rlmH gene encoding 23S rRNA (pseudouridine(1915)-N(3))-methyltransferase RlmH has product MKITLICIGKTDEKYLNEGLEKYMGRLKYYISFNLIIIPDIKNSKSLSEAQQKDKEALLIMKYIQPQDTVVLLDEFGKEFRSIDFSKYLEKNMVNSVQHLVFVVGGPYGFDQRIYERGNQKISLSKMTFSHQMIRLFFVEQLYRAFSILKGEPYHHE; this is encoded by the coding sequence ATGAAGATTACGCTGATTTGTATAGGAAAGACAGATGAAAAGTACTTGAATGAAGGTCTGGAAAAATATATGGGAAGATTGAAATATTACATTTCATTCAATCTGATTATTATTCCTGATATCAAAAATAGTAAAAGTCTTAGTGAAGCGCAACAAAAGGATAAGGAGGCATTATTGATTATGAAGTACATCCAGCCACAGGATACTGTCGTGCTGTTGGATGAATTCGGAAAGGAATTCCGTTCCATAGATTTTTCGAAATATTTAGAGAAAAATATGGTGAATAGTGTTCAACATTTGGTGTTTGTAGTAGGAGGGCCATATGGGTTTGATCAACGTATATATGAACGGGGCAATCAAAAAATTTCGCTCTCTAAGATGACTTTTTCACATCAAATGATTCGTTTGTTTTTTGTAGAGCAGTTGTATAGAGCATTCTCCATCTTGAAAGGTGAGCCATATCATCATGAATAG
- the aroC gene encoding chorismate synthase, whose translation MAGNSFGEVFSITTFGESHGEAIGVIIDGCPSNVNIDEDFIQSELDKRKPGQSKITTQRKESDTAKILSGVFEGKSTGTPIALIIPNEDQRSKDYSHIQDKFRPSHADYTYHVKYGHRDYRGGGRSSARETAARVAAGAVAKLFLKQYGIEIFAHVSAVGKIDAPNVDASDLCSLLKLREENIVRCADPATANEMITFIDSIRKAGDTVGGKISTIVRNVHAGLGEPVFDKLHADLAKAMMSINAVHGFEYGSGFAGSEMTGSEHNDIFVNDGNNLNKVHTITNFSGGIQGGISNGMDIMFRTAFKPVATIMRDQDTVNTEGEPVSISGKGRHDPCVVPRAIVIVEAMTAIVIADHLLRQKSYQHVTS comes from the coding sequence ATGGCAGGAAATTCATTTGGAGAGGTATTCAGCATTACGACTTTCGGAGAGTCCCATGGAGAGGCAATTGGCGTAATCATAGATGGTTGCCCTTCGAATGTCAATATTGACGAAGATTTCATCCAATCAGAGTTGGATAAAAGAAAACCAGGACAATCCAAAATAACGACTCAACGCAAGGAAAGCGATACCGCAAAGATTCTTTCGGGGGTATTTGAGGGTAAATCTACGGGAACACCTATTGCCCTAATCATTCCTAATGAAGATCAAAGGTCCAAAGACTACTCACATATCCAAGATAAATTCAGACCTTCTCATGCCGACTACACCTATCACGTTAAGTATGGTCATCGCGACTACCGTGGAGGAGGCAGATCATCAGCAAGAGAAACTGCTGCAAGAGTAGCAGCTGGAGCTGTTGCCAAATTATTCCTAAAACAATATGGCATTGAGATTTTCGCACATGTAAGTGCGGTCGGCAAAATCGATGCCCCAAATGTAGATGCTTCGGATTTGTGCTCACTTTTGAAACTAAGGGAAGAGAATATTGTCAGATGTGCAGACCCTGCAACTGCGAATGAGATGATTACTTTCATTGACAGCATCCGCAAAGCAGGCGATACTGTCGGCGGAAAGATTTCAACCATCGTAAGAAATGTGCATGCTGGACTAGGTGAACCGGTTTTCGATAAGCTACATGCAGATTTAGCCAAGGCTATGATGAGTATCAATGCCGTACACGGTTTTGAATACGGTTCGGGCTTCGCTGGATCAGAGATGACAGGATCAGAACACAACGATATCTTTGTCAATGACGGGAATAACCTCAACAAGGTTCATACCATAACTAATTTCTCAGGGGGAATCCAGGGAGGAATCTCCAATGGAATGGATATCATGTTTCGTACAGCATTCAAACCAGTGGCTACGATAATGAGAGATCAAGACACCGTAAACACCGAAGGGGAACCCGTATCTATATCTGGAAAAGGTCGACATGACCCATGTGTAGTCCCCAGAGCAATAGTCATTGTTGAAGCTATGACAGCAATTGTAATAGCAGATCATTTATTAAGACAAAAAAGTTATCAGCATGTCACGAGTTAA
- a CDS encoding ROK family protein: MSRVNQYILATDIGGSHITSAIVNTEDWSIVADCVTRNRVDSSSDAKSIFQSWASNLKETIHKSPHKISQLGIAMPGPFDYDNGISLMHNQDKYDSLYQLDTTVGLQETLKDHPLEIRYINDAAAFLQGEVFASKLDNNDIILGITLGTGLGSAVWRKGEKAFDADLWNTPYRSSIFEEYMVTRWFTRRFEELTGNNVDGLKEILQNHREEAAFDTLMTEYSEQLLDFLGFFSEKYKCRQFIIGGNIAKALDIIISYNPKGFEPYTIGTSNLDEKAAIIGAASIFQ; the protein is encoded by the coding sequence ATGTCACGAGTTAATCAGTATATCCTTGCCACTGACATCGGTGGATCTCATATTACATCAGCCATCGTTAATACGGAGGACTGGTCAATAGTAGCGGATTGTGTCACACGAAATCGTGTTGACTCATCTTCAGATGCTAAATCGATTTTTCAATCTTGGGCATCCAATTTAAAAGAAACAATTCATAAATCTCCACATAAGATTTCACAATTAGGCATCGCAATGCCTGGCCCATTCGACTATGATAACGGTATATCATTGATGCACAATCAAGATAAATACGATAGCCTGTATCAATTGGACACTACAGTAGGTCTTCAAGAGACATTGAAAGACCACCCTTTAGAAATCCGTTACATCAATGATGCTGCTGCATTTTTACAGGGGGAGGTATTTGCATCCAAACTGGATAATAATGATATTATCCTAGGTATTACACTAGGTACGGGTCTAGGAAGTGCCGTTTGGAGGAAAGGGGAGAAAGCCTTTGATGCTGATTTATGGAATACCCCCTATCGAAGTTCTATTTTTGAGGAGTACATGGTCACACGTTGGTTTACGAGAAGATTCGAAGAATTAACAGGGAATAACGTAGACGGACTTAAGGAAATCCTTCAAAATCATAGAGAAGAAGCTGCATTCGACACATTAATGACCGAGTACAGCGAGCAGCTTTTAGATTTTCTGGGCTTCTTTTCCGAAAAATATAAATGTAGGCAATTTATCATTGGGGGCAATATAGCCAAAGCATTGGATATTATTATTTCCTATAATCCTAAGGGATTCGAACCGTATACCATAGGTACAAGCAACCTGGACGAAAAAGCAGCTATAATTGGAGCGGCGAGTATCTTTCAATAG